One window of Oryza brachyantha chromosome 12, ObraRS2, whole genome shotgun sequence genomic DNA carries:
- the LOC102711313 gene encoding L-type lectin-domain containing receptor kinase IX.1-like: protein MQRLVLLLLFFSLLAHEDSAVAVVGCSRRCGGGGLVVPYPFGFSGSCPIILSCSNVDGNATAALLLHGSNADTTNGSYTVVDGSFNSTASTFAVSLPPSCARTVSDARRWLTGANYGVSSRSGLFLRGCRSATNASCDVPVEAMLRTTNCGGGGGNGTTSSSSLTCIASLSPDPTATQRGEGLFVRWKKAEEARCGNLLTSVYSEARDGVFSLEFAAAEMGWWVTGSCSNHTDGGGVGEAGRCAADATCFDVQTPGGTSAHRCSCKDGMAGDGCYPAAEGRQRKVTVIAVATAGSVAFLLSLALSVWWRSRRRQRQRRRSVKPAAKQLPKDERLFRGKRVEDELELEAAGPRRFQYSELPAATANFAADRRLGSGGFGSVYRGILSDGGVNRDVAVKRVSETSRQGWKEFAAEVRIISRLRHRNLAPLVGWCHDGDGELLLAYELMPNGSLDAHIYSDPENVLPWPARYDVVLGVGAALLYLHHEAEQRVVHRDIKPSNVMLDASFNARLGDFGLARLVDEGRRSHTTGIAGTMGYIDAECFLAGRASVESDVYSFGVVLLEVASGRRPAVVTDGGDDAIHLVQWVWDKHGGRAARILDAADARLNGKFDGAEMERVLVVGLWCTHPERAMRPSVRQAVGVLRFEAPLPSLPAKMPVATYGPPVATVPAVGRSDGSAGATVSMAAGSASATSSLACSG, encoded by the exons ATGCAGCGCCTCGTcttgctcctcctcttcttctcgcTTCTCGCCCATGAAgactccgccgtcgccgtcgtggggTGTAGCcgacggtgcggcggcggcggcttggtcGTCCCTTACCCTTTCGGCTTCTCCGGCAGCTGCCCCATCATCCTGTCCTGTAGCAACGTCGACGGCAACGCCACGGCggcgctcctcctccacggcaGCAACGCCGACACGACGAATGGCTCGTACACCGTCGTCGACGGCTCGTTCAACTCGACCGCCTCCACCTTTGCCGTCTCCCTCCCGCCGTCGTGCGCGCGCACCGTCTCCGACGCGAGGCGGTGGCTCACGGGCGCCAACTACGGCGTCTCGTCGCGCTCCGGCCTGTTCCTCCGCGGCTGCCGGAGCGCCACGAACGCCAGCTGCGACGTCCCCGTCGAGGCCATGCTCCGCACGACGAattgtggcggcggcggcggcaatggaaccacgtcgtcctcctccctgACGTGCATCGCGTCGCTCTCGCCGGATCCGACGGCGACGCAGCGGGGGGAAGGCCTGTTCGTGAGGTGGAAGAAGGCCGAGGAGGCCAGGTGCGGCAACCTGCTGACGTCGGTGTACTCGGAGGCGCGGGACGGGGTGTTCTCGCTGGAgttcgcggcggcggagatggggTGGTGGGTCACCGGGAGCTGCAGCAATCATaccgatggcggcggcgtcggcgaagCCGGGCGGTgcgcggcggacgcgacgtGCTTCGACGTGCAGACCCCAGGCGGAACTTCGGCCCACCGGTGCTCGTGTAAAGACGGGATGGCCGGCGACGGGTGTTATCCTG CTGCAGAAGGCCGGCAGCGGAAAGTAACGGTGATAGCCGTCGCCACAGCCGGTTCAGTGGCTTTCTTGCTCTCCCTCGCTCTCTCGGTTTGGtggcgctcgcgccgccggcaaAGGCAAAGGCGGCGGAGTGTCAAGCCGGCGGCGAAACAACTACCCAAAGATGAAAGGTTGTTCCGCGGGAAACGCGTCGAAGACGAGCTCGAGCTAGAGGCTGCCGGACCCCGGCGGTTCCAGTACAGTGAGCTCCCCGCGGCCACGGCGAACTTCGCTGCCGACAGGAGGCTTGGGAGCGGCGGCTTCGGCTCCGTGTACCGCGGGATCCtgagcgacggcggcgtgaaCCGCGACGTGGCCGTGAAGAGGGTGTCCGAGACGTCCCGGCAGGGGTGGAAGGAGTTCGCCGCCGAGGTGAGGATCATCAGCCggctccgccaccgcaacctcgcgccgctcgtcggcTGGtgccacgacggcgacggcgagctcctcctcgcgtACGAGCTGATGCCCAACGGTAGCCTCGACGCCCACATCTACAGTGATCCGGAGAACGTCCTGCCATGGCCGGCCAGGTACGACGTCgtgctcggcgtcggcgccgcgctGCTGTACCTGCACCACGAGGCGGAGCAGCGCGTCGTCCACCGCGACATCAAGCCGAGCAACGTGATGCTGGACGCGTCGTTCAACGCCAGGCTCGGCGACTTCGGCCTCGCCAGGCTCgtcgacgagggccggcgctCGCACACCACGGGCATCGCCGGCACGATGGGGTACATCGACGCGGAGTGCTTCCTCGCCGGGAGGGCCAGCGTCGAGTCCGACGTGTACAGCTTtggcgtcgtcctcctcgagGTCGCCTCCGGCCGGCGTCCGGCGGTGGTCAcggacggtggcgacgacgcgatCCACCTCGTGCAGTGGGTCTGGGACAAGCACGGCGGCAGGGCGGCGCGCAtcctcgacgccgccgacgcgcggcTGAACGGCAAGTTCGACGGCGCGGAGATGGAGCGCGTGCTGGTCGTCGGGCTCTGGTGCACGCACCCCGAACGCGCCATGAGGCCGTCCGTCAGGCAGGCCGTCGGCGTGCTGCGGTTCGAGGCGCCGCTGCCGAGCCTCCCGGCGAAGATGCCGGTGGCGACTTACGGCCCGCCCGTTGCCACGGTGCCGGCGGTTGGGCGAAGCGACGGCTCTGCAGGCGCTACAGTCTCCATGGCCGCCGGATCAGCGTCAGCTACGTCCAGCTTAGCTTGTTCAGGTTGA